The following DNA comes from Winogradskyella sp. PG-2.
TTTTAATCAAAACATAGATAATGCAGAAGATCGACCTGTAATTATAAATAGAACTGCGATGAAAGCTTTAGGGTGGATATCGATTGAAGGTAAACGATTAAAAGGGAGAGATGAAAGTTTACTAGGTTATCCAGTTGTTGGTGTCATGGAGGATTTTCATTATCAGGATATGCAGAATGCAGTAGAGCCCTTAGTTCATTTTTATCGTCACAGTAATAATCTACTATACCATCGTTTTCTTTCAGTAAGAGTTGCCAAAGGCCACGAGAAAAGTGTTCAAGGATTTATTGCTAATAGATTTGAAAATATTACGTCTAGAAGGGACTATGATCAAGCATTTTTAACAGATAAAGTTAGTGCACAATATCGATTAATTGAAGGGATGTTAAAAACTGTAAATATTGTAGCTATGTTAACCATCTTCATTTCTTGTTTAGGAATGTTTGGCCTTATATCTTTTATGGCAAAGCGGCGTATAAAAGAAATAGGAATTAGAAAAGTTTTGGGATCTGGAGTAATGAACATAATTGTTTTATTATCTAAAGATTATATACTACTTGTAGGATTAGCATCTATTATAGCTTTCCCAATAGCTTGGTATGTTATGAACGCTTGGCTGAGAGATTTCGCTTATAGTATAACGCTTCAGTGGTGGATGTTTGCTGTCAGTGGATTAATTGCATTATTGATAACGTCTTTTACTGTTGGAATACAAGCTGTAAAATCAGCAACCGTTAATCCAACTAAGAGTTTGAAAACAGATTAAATTTAATGCTTTTGAAAAAACATAAATAATGCTTAAAAACTATTTCAGAATAGCTTGGGGAAGCCTCAAAAAAAAGCGGCTTTACACTTTCATTAATGTTGTGGGTCTATTTACAGGAATTAGTTTTACATTATTGATTGCAGCATTTGTATGGCAACAGTTACAAGTCAATACCAATTTAAAAAATTCAAATTCTCAATACATTCTTACGAGTCAATGGAAAGACCCAAATATGGGAGTGGATTTTGCAACACTTGGTCGAATGGCAGAGCGATTAAAGGATGGCTATCCACATTTAATAGCTAATTATTACCGTTGGGATGGTATAACAAGTATTGTTTCTAAAGGTGATAAAAACTTTAGAGAAGGCATTCAATTCGGAGATGAGAGTTTATTAAATATGTATGGTTTTAGTTTACTCCATGGTAACGTTGATACAGCATTTAAAGATCCATTTTCAGTAGTAATAACTGCAGAAAGAGCAATAAAGTATTTTGGGAAAACGAATGTCATAAATGAAACTATAGCTATTCAGAATTTCAGTGGGGATAACCAACAATTTAAAATAACTGGAGTATTAGATAAGACCTCTGAGAACACGATTACAAAATTAACCAAGCAAGCGGATAACGGGTTTTTCATTGCTAAAAACTCGGCGACGTATTTTGATCGTGCTAATTTGGAAGCTTGGAATCTTCCTATTTTTTTGGCATTTTTAGAACTTCAACCTAATATTTTTGCTCATCAATTGGAAGAGCCACTCAATCGATTGATACAACAGCATACACCTGAAACGTTTCGAAACAATCTAAAAGTTGTTCCAGTAAAGCTCACGAATTATTATTTAAATAAAAATAATGCGAGTTTAAAGCAAATGCTTTTAACGCTATCACTTGTAGGACTTTTTATCATCATTATGGCAATGATAAATTTTATAAACATAGCCATAAGCCATTCAGGAAGTCGATTAAAAGAGATTGGAGTTCGGAAAGTTTTAGGAGGACAACGGAAACAACTCAAGTTTCAGTTTTTAACAGAATCGTTTGTTTTGGTAAGTGTTTCAACAGTTTTGGCTTGTGTTTTATATCCGTTTTTGAGTCAGTGGTTTGCGCAACTCGTAGGTAAAGAACTTATTGTCCTTTCTCAATTTCCTGTTTATTTTCTATTATTGCCTTTATTTTTTATTGTAGTTATAAGCTTATTGGTAGGCTTTTATCCTGCATTTGTATTGTCTTCTTTTAAATCTGTTGATGCTATTAAAGGTAAATTAGAAACTGGAATGCGAGCTGTTTTATTAAGAAAGTCTCTTTTAGGATTTCAATATGTTACAGCACTTGTAGTGTTAATTGCAGCGCTTTTAGTCACACAACAGTTAGATAATTTTTTTGGTAAAGGTTTGGGTTATAATAAAGACTATGTTGTAACTGCGAGTGTGCCGAGAGATTGGACTCCAGAAGGTGTAGACAAGATG
Coding sequences within:
- a CDS encoding ABC transporter permease, giving the protein MLKNYFRIAWGSLKKKRLYTFINVVGLFTGISFTLLIAAFVWQQLQVNTNLKNSNSQYILTSQWKDPNMGVDFATLGRMAERLKDGYPHLIANYYRWDGITSIVSKGDKNFREGIQFGDESLLNMYGFSLLHGNVDTAFKDPFSVVITAERAIKYFGKTNVINETIAIQNFSGDNQQFKITGVLDKTSENTITKLTKQADNGFFIAKNSATYFDRANLEAWNLPIFLAFLELQPNIFAHQLEEPLNRLIQQHTPETFRNNLKVVPVKLTNYYLNKNNASLKQMLLTLSLVGLFIIIMAMINFINIAISHSGSRLKEIGVRKVLGGQRKQLKFQFLTESFVLVSVSTVLACVLYPFLSQWFAQLVGKELIVLSQFPVYFLLLPLFFIVVISLLVGFYPAFVLSSFKSVDAIKGKLETGMRAVLLRKSLLGFQYVTALVVLIAALLVTQQLDNFFGKGLGYNKDYVVTASVPRDWTPEGVDKMLTIRNEFSKLPSVESVSLSYEIPNGNNGFQVTVYRAGENPEQAFASQGFVSDDAYFKTYQIPLLAGRFLEAGETNPQTVVINEKALITYGFKNAEKAIGQQLTIVGDTQPLIVQGVVADFHFESMQQHIKPQVFFSVNSSTNYRFLSFKLKSGDVNKSIAAIQQKWKSLMPSSSFEYKFMDDTLTDLYESEIQFKKATYTSALLSLIIALLGIFGMVSLSIHKRVKEVGIRKVLGASASRISFLFIKEFIVILGVSILVACPLAYLLMDSWLSNYTYRITIGFNPFLIGVLLIGSVTVLLILFQTLKVAITNPIKNLRTE